A window of the Thermus thermophilus HB8 genome harbors these coding sequences:
- a CDS encoding ferritin-like domain-containing protein, giving the protein MERILARRQFMRVLTATGLSAAFAGSLLDRALAAHGGPSDADILQLALTAEYLAVDAYTKSLFGGFQGLVKDYLEAALTQEEAHVKALRDTLSALGVKPVEKPSFVYPVEFLPRNQLAILRLLNALEDAFVGAYLGALPLIQSKDVLKAAGAILGNEAAHRATVRASRILLGDQELPGPRSPADRAFEVAITPEEAQKAVSGFIRK; this is encoded by the coding sequence ATGGAACGGATTCTGGCGCGCAGGCAGTTCATGAGGGTGCTCACGGCCACCGGGCTCTCCGCGGCCTTCGCGGGAAGCCTCCTGGACCGGGCCTTGGCGGCCCACGGGGGGCCCTCGGACGCGGACATCCTGCAGCTCGCCCTCACGGCGGAGTACCTGGCCGTGGACGCCTACACCAAAAGCCTCTTCGGCGGCTTCCAGGGCCTGGTGAAGGACTACCTCGAGGCCGCCCTGACCCAGGAGGAGGCCCACGTGAAGGCCCTGCGGGACACCTTGAGCGCCCTCGGGGTGAAGCCCGTGGAGAAGCCCAGCTTCGTCTACCCCGTGGAGTTCCTCCCCCGGAACCAGCTCGCCATCCTGAGGCTTTTGAACGCCCTGGAGGACGCCTTCGTGGGGGCCTACCTCGGGGCCCTGCCCCTCATCCAGAGCAAAGACGTTCTCAAGGCCGCGGGGGCCATCCTGGGGAACGAGGCGGCCCACCGGGCCACGGTGCGGGCCTCGCGGATCCTCCTTGGGGACCAGGAGCTCCCTGGGCCCCGCTCCCCCGCGGACCGGGCCTTTGAGGTGGCCATCACCCCGGAGGAGGCGCAGAAGGCGGTCTCGGGCTTCATCCGGAAGTAA
- a CDS encoding FecCD family ABC transporter permease: protein MVGLFPRFRRYRLALLGFSLALPLTLLLGAGLGAYPIPPLAIPGILLRGEGVEYQVLVALRLPRVLGAAVVGGLLALAGAVLQGLFRNPLVDPGLIGVSSGAALGAALFIVLVPGAGPLEVYALPLFAFLGGLLATSLLWRLAQSPWGTQVTILLLSGIALNALVGAGIGLLTFLATEEELRSLTFWTLGGFSALTWRLLLVGVPFAFLAFALLLPLARPLNALALGEREAFHLGIDLERLKRRAVAGAALGVGVAVALAGGVGFLGLVAPHLFRLLAGPDHRYLLPGSALLGGSLAVLADLLARTLAAPAEIPVGVVTALLGGPFFLYLVLRHKREVYRA, encoded by the coding sequence ATGGTAGGCCTCTTCCCCCGCTTCCGCCGCTACCGCCTGGCCCTCCTCGGATTCTCCCTCGCCCTTCCCCTCACCCTCCTCCTGGGGGCGGGGCTTGGAGCCTACCCCATTCCCCCTCTGGCCATCCCGGGGATCCTCCTCAGGGGCGAGGGGGTGGAGTACCAGGTCCTCGTCGCCCTACGCCTTCCCCGGGTTCTGGGGGCGGCCGTGGTGGGGGGGCTTTTGGCCCTGGCGGGGGCGGTGCTCCAGGGGCTTTTCCGGAACCCCCTTGTGGACCCGGGGCTCATCGGGGTCTCCTCGGGGGCGGCCTTGGGGGCGGCCCTCTTCATCGTGCTGGTGCCCGGGGCAGGGCCCCTGGAAGTCTACGCCCTCCCCCTCTTCGCCTTCCTGGGGGGGCTTCTCGCCACCTCCCTCCTCTGGCGCCTGGCCCAAAGCCCCTGGGGGACCCAAGTGACCATCCTCCTCCTCTCGGGCATCGCCCTCAACGCCCTCGTGGGAGCGGGAATCGGGCTCCTCACCTTCTTGGCCACGGAGGAGGAGCTTAGGAGCCTCACCTTCTGGACCCTGGGCGGATTTTCCGCCCTCACCTGGCGCCTCCTCCTCGTAGGGGTGCCCTTCGCCTTCCTGGCCTTCGCCCTCCTCCTTCCCCTGGCCCGGCCCCTCAACGCCCTGGCCCTAGGGGAACGGGAGGCCTTCCACCTGGGAATAGACCTGGAGCGCCTTAAGCGCCGGGCGGTTGCGGGGGCTGCCCTGGGCGTGGGGGTGGCCGTGGCCCTGGCGGGTGGGGTGGGGTTTTTAGGCCTGGTGGCCCCCCATCTCTTCCGGCTCCTGGCGGGGCCCGACCACCGCTACCTCCTCCCCGGTTCCGCCCTGCTGGGAGGGAGCCTGGCGGTCTTGGCCGACCTCCTCGCCCGCACCCTGGCGGCCCCGGCGGAGATCCCCGTGGGGGTGGTCACGGCCCTCCTGGGGGGGCCTTTCTTCCTCTACCTGGTCTTACGGCACAAGCGGGAGGTGTACCGTGCTTAA
- a CDS encoding heme/hemin ABC transporter substrate-binding protein — MRRLLLLLGVFGALASAQSYRVVDARGKVVEVRSVERIVSLDGITTEILFALGVGEKVVGRDDSSYYPPEAQRLPSVGYQFRLSAEGILSLKPTLVIGREDVRPKEVVEQLERAGVAVVLVPTEPSVEGAKAKIRTVAQAVGRVEQGEALVRALERDLLLLRAFQAQHAAKGKLRALFLYLRGPGTTFVCGEGSTPVGVMELAGLENAAKGIRECQPMTAESVVAARPEVIVVFKKGLESVGGLEGLLKLPGVAQTPAGQKRKVVAMDDLYLGSFGPRAGRAALDLFRAAYLQEGFVEVGP; from the coding sequence ATGAGAAGGCTTCTCTTGCTTCTAGGGGTCTTCGGCGCCCTGGCCTCGGCCCAGTCCTATCGGGTCGTGGACGCCCGGGGGAAGGTGGTGGAGGTGCGCTCCGTGGAGCGCATCGTCAGCCTGGACGGGATCACCACCGAGATCCTCTTCGCCCTGGGGGTGGGGGAGAAGGTGGTGGGCCGGGACGACTCCAGCTACTACCCTCCCGAGGCCCAGAGGCTTCCCAGCGTGGGCTACCAGTTCCGCCTCTCCGCCGAGGGGATTCTTTCCCTCAAGCCCACCCTGGTGATCGGGCGGGAGGATGTGCGGCCCAAGGAGGTGGTGGAGCAGCTGGAGAGGGCGGGGGTGGCCGTGGTCCTGGTGCCCACCGAGCCCAGCGTGGAAGGGGCCAAGGCCAAGATCCGCACCGTGGCCCAGGCCGTGGGAAGGGTGGAGCAGGGCGAAGCCCTGGTGCGGGCTCTGGAGCGGGACCTCCTGCTCCTTAGGGCCTTCCAGGCCCAACACGCCGCCAAGGGGAAGCTTAGAGCCCTTTTCCTCTACCTTCGGGGCCCCGGGACCACCTTCGTCTGCGGAGAGGGGAGCACCCCCGTGGGGGTGATGGAGCTTGCGGGCCTGGAGAATGCCGCCAAGGGTATCCGGGAGTGCCAGCCTATGACGGCGGAGAGCGTGGTGGCCGCAAGGCCCGAGGTGATCGTGGTCTTCAAGAAGGGTCTGGAAAGCGTAGGGGGTCTGGAGGGCCTCCTGAAGCTTCCTGGCGTGGCCCAGACCCCGGCCGGGCAGAAGCGGAAGGTGGTGGCCATGGACGACCTCTACCTGGGTAGCTTCGGCCCAAGGGCGGGAAGGGCGGCCTTGGACCTCTTCCGGGCCGCCTACCTGCAGGAGGGCTTCGTGGAGGTGGGGCCGTGA
- a CDS encoding ABC transporter substrate-binding protein, whose product MQKSLWLVGWVVALALAQAACPGGRVAHDLGEVCLPAPPKRVVTLDWRPLEDLLLLGVRPVAGADLEDFPRWVRLSLPPGIQNLGSRTAPNLELLAALKPDLILGYTGFQGRLYPELSRIAPTALYDYLPPEGQLAAMERHFLPGRRRP is encoded by the coding sequence ATGCAGAAGAGTCTTTGGCTGGTGGGATGGGTTGTTGCTTTGGCCTTGGCCCAGGCCGCCTGCCCAGGGGGGCGGGTGGCCCATGACCTGGGAGAGGTCTGCCTCCCCGCCCCCCCCAAGCGGGTGGTGACCCTGGACTGGCGTCCCCTCGAGGACCTCCTCCTCCTCGGGGTGAGGCCCGTGGCGGGGGCGGACCTCGAGGACTTCCCCCGGTGGGTGCGGTTAAGCCTCCCTCCGGGGATCCAAAACCTAGGGAGCCGCACCGCCCCAAACCTGGAACTCCTGGCCGCCCTAAAGCCGGACCTCATCCTGGGCTATACGGGCTTTCAGGGAAGGCTCTACCCCGAGCTTTCCCGCATCGCCCCCACCGCCCTTTACGACTACCTGCCTCCCGAGGGGCAGCTTGCCGCCATGGAGCGGCACTTCCTCCCCGGGAGGAGGAGGCCCTGA
- a CDS encoding sigma-70 family RNA polymerase sigma factor codes for MGLPADSLSDEALLALVARGDEEAFRALFRRYAGSFLALARRMGLDGAAAEDVVQEAMIRVWQKAKEFDPRRGSARAFLLTLGHHAAVDEVRRRAARPLPLEPDPEREEEAFDLPGPGLDEEGHLDRTRLGRALKALSPEERRVIEVLYYQGYTHREAASLLGLPLGTLKTWARRALSKLKEVLREP; via the coding sequence ATGGGCTTGCCCGCCGATTCCCTCTCCGACGAGGCCCTCCTCGCCTTGGTGGCCCGCGGGGACGAGGAGGCCTTCCGCGCCCTTTTCCGACGCTACGCGGGAAGCTTCCTCGCCCTGGCGCGCAGGATGGGCTTGGATGGGGCGGCGGCAGAGGACGTGGTGCAGGAGGCGATGATAAGGGTCTGGCAGAAGGCCAAGGAGTTTGACCCCAGGCGCGGGAGCGCCCGGGCTTTTCTCCTCACCCTGGGGCACCACGCGGCGGTGGACGAGGTGCGCAGGCGGGCCGCGAGGCCCCTTCCCCTGGAGCCCGATCCCGAGAGGGAGGAGGAGGCCTTTGACCTTCCGGGGCCTGGGCTGGACGAGGAGGGCCACCTGGACCGCACCCGCCTCGGCCGGGCCCTGAAGGCCCTATCCCCGGAGGAGCGGCGGGTGATTGAGGTCCTCTACTACCAGGGCTACACCCACCGGGAGGCGGCGAGCCTCCTCGGCCTCCCCCTGGGAACCCTCAAAACCTGGGCCCGAAGGGCCCTTTCCAAGCTCAAGGAGGTGCTCCGTGAGCCCTGA
- a CDS encoding di-heme oxidoredictase family protein, giving the protein MRRLLLGLLPLLLAGLPARYLVQDASSRAFGHPLPGLPEEALEAFRLGDQAFQRVFVREDGLGPRFVHQSCAGCHVGDGRGRPLFAERSEALVRTRAPDGQSPHPLFGFQLQDHALPGHTPEGRVELYWEEVEGRYPDGTPYRLRRPRLRVLDPEGKPVPGAYSLRIAPPVFGAGLLEKVPEAAILALEDPQDQDGDGISGRAARLEGGLGRFGWKASTTSLLEQSALAYREDMGLSTPLFPEEGRAEVSEEELERVTFYVAHLAVPAPRHLPEDLRGKRLFREVGCASCHRERLGGLPAYTDLLLHDMGEALADGVAEGAASPAEWRTPPLWGIGLTRKVLGEEVYLHDGRAQSLEEAILWHGGEAEEAKRRFMALPKADREALLRFLRGL; this is encoded by the coding sequence ATGCGCCGCCTTCTTCTCGGGCTTCTCCCCCTTCTCCTCGCCGGGCTTCCCGCCCGGTACCTGGTGCAGGACGCCTCCTCCCGCGCCTTCGGGCACCCCCTGCCCGGCCTCCCCGAGGAGGCCTTGGAGGCCTTCCGCCTCGGCGACCAGGCCTTCCAACGGGTCTTCGTGCGGGAGGACGGGCTCGGGCCCCGCTTCGTCCACCAGTCCTGCGCGGGCTGCCACGTGGGGGACGGGCGGGGAAGGCCCCTTTTCGCGGAAAGGAGCGAGGCCTTGGTGCGCACCCGGGCCCCAGACGGGCAGTCCCCCCATCCCCTCTTCGGCTTCCAGCTCCAGGACCACGCCCTCCCCGGCCACACCCCGGAAGGCCGGGTGGAGCTCTACTGGGAAGAGGTGGAGGGCCGCTACCCCGACGGCACGCCCTACCGCCTAAGGCGCCCCCGCCTGAGGGTCCTGGACCCCGAAGGGAAACCCGTGCCCGGGGCTTATAGCCTCCGCATCGCCCCACCCGTCTTCGGGGCCGGGCTTTTGGAAAAGGTTCCCGAGGCGGCCATCCTGGCCCTAGAAGACCCCCAGGACCAAGACGGGGACGGGATCTCGGGGAGGGCCGCTCGCCTGGAAGGGGGCCTTGGCCGCTTCGGCTGGAAGGCGAGCACGACTAGCCTCTTAGAGCAGAGCGCCCTGGCCTATCGGGAGGACATGGGGCTTTCCACGCCCCTCTTCCCGGAGGAGGGGCGGGCCGAGGTGAGCGAGGAGGAGCTGGAACGGGTGACCTTCTACGTGGCGCACCTGGCGGTGCCCGCCCCCCGGCACCTCCCCGAGGACCTCCGGGGGAAAAGGCTCTTCCGGGAGGTGGGGTGCGCAAGCTGCCACCGGGAGCGCCTCGGGGGGCTTCCCGCCTACACCGACCTCCTCCTCCACGACATGGGGGAGGCCCTCGCCGACGGGGTAGCGGAAGGCGCGGCCTCCCCCGCGGAGTGGCGCACCCCGCCCCTCTGGGGGATCGGCCTCACCCGCAAGGTCCTGGGGGAAGAGGTCTACCTCCACGACGGGCGGGCGCAAAGCCTCGAGGAGGCCATCCTCTGGCACGGCGGGGAGGCCGAGGAGGCCAAGCGGCGCTTCATGGCCCTGCCCAAGGCGGACCGGGAAGCCCTCCTCCGCTTCCTGAGAGGGCTATAA
- a CDS encoding ABC transporter ATP-binding protein: MLKVQNLGYRVGERWLLRGVDLAVGEGEFLAVLGPNGSGKTTLLRLLAGELRPTEGEVFLLGEPLAVYGPQALARQRAVLSQVREMAFPYTAYEVAFLGRLPHLVGRERPLDHRKTLEALERVRALSLKERLFPSLSGGEAMRVEVARLLNQEARLLLDEPTNHLDPRYALELLCLFRALAYEGKGVVAVLHDLNLAGLFADRVLLLKEGRAVAYGPPQAVLHPGLLEEVYEVAFSVLGQPGGPTFWVPLPREVVRGA; encoded by the coding sequence GTGCTTAAAGTCCAGAACCTCGGCTACCGTGTAGGGGAGCGCTGGCTCCTTAGGGGCGTGGACCTCGCCGTGGGGGAGGGGGAGTTCCTGGCGGTCCTGGGACCCAACGGCAGCGGCAAGACCACCCTCCTAAGGCTCCTCGCCGGGGAGCTTAGGCCCACGGAAGGAGAGGTCTTCCTCCTGGGAGAGCCCCTCGCCGTCTACGGGCCCCAGGCCCTGGCTCGCCAACGGGCGGTCCTCTCCCAGGTGCGGGAGATGGCCTTCCCCTATACCGCCTACGAGGTGGCCTTCCTGGGGCGGCTTCCCCACCTGGTGGGGCGGGAGCGTCCCTTGGACCACCGGAAAACCCTCGAGGCCCTAGAAAGGGTGCGGGCCCTTTCCCTTAAGGAGCGCCTTTTCCCGAGCCTCTCGGGGGGCGAGGCCATGCGGGTGGAGGTGGCCCGGCTCCTCAACCAGGAGGCCCGGCTCCTCCTGGACGAGCCCACCAACCACCTGGACCCGAGGTACGCCCTCGAGCTCCTCTGCCTCTTCCGGGCCCTGGCCTACGAGGGAAAAGGCGTGGTGGCCGTGCTCCACGACCTCAACCTGGCGGGCCTCTTCGCGGACCGGGTGCTTCTCCTGAAGGAGGGGAGGGCCGTGGCCTATGGCCCTCCCCAGGCCGTTCTGCACCCCGGTCTCCTGGAAGAGGTCTACGAGGTGGCCTTTAGCGTTCTGGGGCAGCCCGGGGGGCCTACCTTCTGGGTGCCCCTGCCCCGGGAGGTGGTCCGTGGAGCCTGA
- a CDS encoding DUF3386 family protein encodes MVETPPAWVLLKRARERIYTLPPDFPGFRARLGLCLDGVWYVGAVEAEGFAPKTLGLFGEAGAIAEKELGSLLGHRRPAPFEEGEGRYPMRLFAEGPLGTGIALEDPFRSRIWVKEGRLALIERHLPEGSFRIHLETWREVGERLLPHRFLLVHRDPRGHLLKVERFRDEYAQVGPYWLPVEREVVVEGEGLGVLVLRLEEVEVKG; translated from the coding sequence ATGGTTGAAACCCCTCCCGCATGGGTCCTTCTGAAACGGGCCCGGGAACGGATCTACACCCTGCCTCCTGACTTTCCCGGGTTCCGGGCCCGCCTAGGCCTGTGTTTGGACGGCGTCTGGTACGTAGGCGCTGTGGAGGCCGAGGGCTTTGCCCCAAAGACCCTTGGTCTCTTTGGGGAGGCCGGCGCTATCGCGGAAAAGGAGCTCGGTTCCCTCCTCGGACACCGCCGCCCTGCCCCCTTTGAGGAAGGCGAGGGACGCTACCCTATGCGCCTCTTTGCCGAGGGGCCCTTGGGCACGGGGATCGCCCTCGAGGACCCCTTCCGGTCCCGCATCTGGGTTAAGGAGGGGCGGCTCGCCCTCATTGAGCGCCACCTCCCCGAGGGTTCCTTCCGCATCCACCTGGAGACCTGGCGGGAAGTGGGGGAGAGGCTTCTGCCCCACCGCTTCCTCCTGGTCCACCGGGATCCTCGGGGGCACCTCCTCAAGGTGGAAAGGTTCCGGGACGAGTACGCCCAGGTGGGCCCCTACTGGCTCCCCGTGGAGCGGGAGGTGGTGGTGGAAGGAGAGGGCCTGGGGGTCTTGGTCCTGAGGCTTGAGGAAGTGGAGGTGAAAGGATGA
- a CDS encoding antibiotic biosynthesis monooxygenase family protein produces MFVTMNRIPVRPEYAEQFEEAFRQRARLVDRMPGFIRNLVLRPKNPGDPYVVMTLWESEEAFRAWTESPAFKEGHARSGTLPKEAFLGPNRLEAFEVVLDSEGRDG; encoded by the coding sequence GTGTTCGTGACGATGAACCGCATCCCCGTGCGGCCCGAGTACGCCGAGCAGTTTGAGGAGGCCTTCCGGCAGAGGGCCCGGCTCGTGGACCGGATGCCGGGGTTTATCCGCAACCTGGTCCTGAGGCCCAAGAACCCGGGGGACCCCTACGTCGTCATGACCCTCTGGGAGAGCGAGGAGGCCTTCCGGGCCTGGACAGAAAGCCCCGCCTTCAAGGAGGGGCACGCCCGGAGCGGCACCCTGCCCAAGGAGGCCTTCCTGGGGCCGAACAGGCTGGAGGCCTTTGAGGTGGTCCTGGACTCGGAGGGGAGGGATGGTTGA
- a CDS encoding anti-sigma factor produces MSPEEVRELLPLYALGALTPEERARVEEALKRYPELWPEAKALLETAAELAAGLPQEPVPRGLEERVLRRIRPRRLPFLPLLARAAAVLAFLLVGYGAYFGLSWTLSLGAPTTRVYALVGPEGTPVGRAVVRGDGEALVVLKAPAPAGRVYQAWGLGKGDPVPLPTFRLPLKVVRLPEGAEALAVSLEPPGGSQRPTEILGLPRP; encoded by the coding sequence GTGAGCCCTGAGGAGGTCCGGGAACTTCTCCCCCTTTACGCCCTCGGGGCCCTCACCCCCGAGGAGCGGGCCCGGGTAGAGGAGGCCCTAAAGCGCTACCCCGAGCTCTGGCCCGAAGCCAAGGCCCTTCTGGAGACGGCGGCGGAGCTCGCCGCGGGCCTCCCCCAGGAGCCGGTGCCCCGGGGCCTCGAGGAGCGGGTCCTCCGCCGCATCCGCCCAAGGCGCCTTCCCTTCCTCCCCCTCCTCGCCCGGGCGGCCGCGGTCCTGGCCTTCCTCCTCGTGGGCTACGGGGCCTACTTCGGCCTCTCCTGGACCCTGAGCCTCGGAGCCCCCACCACCCGCGTCTACGCCCTGGTGGGCCCGGAGGGGACGCCCGTGGGGCGGGCGGTGGTCCGGGGGGACGGGGAGGCCCTGGTGGTCCTGAAGGCCCCGGCGCCCGCGGGCCGGGTCTACCAGGCCTGGGGTCTGGGGAAAGGGGATCCTGTGCCCCTGCCCACCTTCCGCCTCCCCCTCAAAGTGGTGCGCCTGCCGGAAGGGGCGGAGGCCCTGGCCGTCTCCCTCGAGCCCCCGGGGGGAAGCCAAAGGCCCACGGAGATCCTCGGCCTGCCCCGGCCCTAA